A section of the Festucalex cinctus isolate MCC-2025b chromosome 9, RoL_Fcin_1.0, whole genome shotgun sequence genome encodes:
- the insyn2b gene encoding uncharacterized protein insyn2b: MGRRVADQTNPVPALGVPLAVGRWGPLCSVGVQTSPGLRTLPSIKRHVSQAANPQRALTMATSAMETAGVIRSDGNGLPLSKETSQNEINNQTQDDMGSQGSGSGVYCQIKMIRTNPTDSKGKRLSKYTNGSVVGSDMLGGVSTEAPEDKEESQEKRRVQSLRGEQHRSASKTGGVCTTVHATPPRPCRMATTSSPQLCGTCGRRRSQLTQCTGACRRRAASQIPSSQTLPHPASKQGGAHNYLRKESALDAKNKDAPVKTSKIPQLSHTIPKTHSSSSSSGGATQNKTKNQQTRPHSAEFQHCKDTATQTADMHPSRTVPQAPQTNSPTKTEVTEPLLSDKLKHDKSQHTNLNSKPPEPSGHTSTQSSTPPVIPAKKSPKSTASKPSSLINPSKNIQQTINSPKPNSSKETKLKNYTKQKSKSLDDHTQSCKTHKSAQCNGAPAGLLAGSAPRGLESKLQSVEENLVSNQEKIKVLLNVILDLEKSKALSEGRSSYRTGQDINNCPTCQKTACIIYSVEHDFRQQEGRFQGVMESLEGEYDVPAPLLTKASVATSRPSTKTRVKKLRKKCFWWL, from the exons ATGGGCAGGAGGGTGGCCGACCAGACCAATCCCGTGCCTGCACTGGGGGTTCCCCTGGCAGTGGGACGATGGGGCCCGCTGTGCAGCGTCGGGGTGCAGACGTCTCCTGGATTGCGGACTCTCCCTTCCATCAAACGACACGTCAGCCAAGCCGCCAACCCGCAGCGAGCCCTCACCATGGCAACAAGTGCGATGGAGACAGCAGGAGTTATCAGGAGTGACGGCAACGGTCTGCCGCTGTCCAAGGAGACGTCGCAGAACGAAATCAACAACCAGACACAGGATGACATGGGGTCACAAGGGTCGGGCAGTGGCGTTTATTGCCAGATCAAAATGATACGGACAAATCCGACAGACTCAAAAGGGAAAAGGCTATCAAAGTACACCAATGGCAGCGTGGTGGGTTCCGACATGTTGGGAGGCGTCAGCACTGAGGCCCCCGAGGACAAGGAAGAGAGCCAAGAGAAAAGAAGGGTGCAGTCTCTACGGGGGGAGCAACATCGTTCCGCGTCAAAGACCGGTGGCGTTTGCACGACCGTTCACGCCACCCCACCTCGGCCCTGTCGGATGGCGACGACCTCCTCGCCGCAGCTGTGTGGAACATGCGGGCGAAGACGGTCGCAGCTTACGCAGTGCACAGGCGCATGTCGCAGGAGGGCTGCATCTCAAATACCATCCAGCCAGACTTTACCTCACCCTGCATCGAAGCAGGGTGGCGCACACAATTACTTGAGAAAGGAGTCGGCTTTGGACGCTAAAAACAAAGACGCGCCAGTTAAAACCAGTAAAATCCCACAGTTGTCACACACAATACCAAAAACACACAGTTCAAGCTCCAGCAGTGGAGGAGCCACTCAGAATAAAACAAAGAATCAGCAGACGAGGCCACATTCTGCGGAGTTTCAACACTGCAAGGACACGGCCACACAAACAGCTGACATGCACCCAAGCAGGACTGTCCCACAAGCACCACAAACAAACTCGCCCACTAAAACAGAAGTAACAGAACCACTTTTATCAGACAAACTCAAGCATGACAAAAGTCAGCATACAAATTTAAACTCCAAACCTCCAGAACCGTCCGGTCACACGAGTACACAAAGTAGCACCCCTCCAGTTATTCCTGcaaaaaaatcccccaaatctACCGCCTCCAAACCATCCAGCCTCATAAATCCCAGCAAAAACATACAACAGACAATAAACAGTCCCAAACCAAACTCCTCCAAAGAGACAAAATTGAAGAACTACACGAAGCAGAAGAGCAAATCTCTCGACGACCACACTCAGTCTTGCAAGACGCACAAATCAGCGCAATGTAACGGGGCTCCAGCGGGACTATTGGCTGGGAGCGCACCTCGCGGCTTGGAGAGCAAGTTACAGAGTGTGGAGGAGAACCTTGTGTCTAATCAGGAGAAGATCAAGGTGCTCCTCAATGTCATCCTAGACCTGGAGAAGAGCAAGGCCCTCAGCGAAGG CCGAAGCTCATACAGAACGGGTCAGGACATTAACAACTGTCCCACCTGCCAAAAGACAGCCTGCATCATCTACAG TGTGGAGCACGACTTCCGCCAGCAGGAGGGACGCTTCCAGGGGGTGATGGAGTCGCTGGAGGGAGAGTATGATGTGCCTGCACCCCTTCTGACTAAAGCCTCAGTGGCCACTTCCCGGCCCAGCACCAAGACCCGCGTCAAGAAGCTCCGCAAGAAATGTTTCTGGTGGCTCTGA